Below is a window of Pseudomonadota bacterium DNA.
ATAGCCGCACTGCATTCTGGGAGGTCGATAGGTTTGGGCTGAAGGCGAGAACGATCTGGACCAGCATGATGGCCGAGAAGGTCATAAGCGCCATGTGCATGCCGGAGATCGCGAGCAGGTGCGCCAAACCCGCCCGCCGCAGCGCCTCATAAGTGTCTTCCGGCAAACCCTCGCGTTTGCCGACCAGCAGAGTTGCGACCAGGATTCCGGCGTCACCTGAGACCTGCTGCGTGTAGCGTTCCGCCAGCCCAGAGCGCAGGCGCTGAACCTGTGCTCTCAAGGTGAGCCGCGGATCGCTGCCGCTCGCTGCCTCGAGAACTTCGGGACGGCCGTAGGTAAAGCCCGTTGCCCCAATCCCCCGCAGAAAGAGTTCGCGCCGGAGGTTACGAGCACCAGGCATCACAGGTTCCGGTGGGGGTCCCAGTTGCACCAACGCGCTGATGGTCTGTCCAGCCTGAATGTCACCTGGTTCGGCCAGGGCGGTGATGCGTATCCGCCTCGGTGTCTGTTCGGGTGTTCGGTCCTCAAGCGTGAGATCGCGCAGAACAAGCCGCGCGCGATTGGGCTGGCGCTGCTCGACACTCTCAACACGCCCTTCCACGCGCATGACGTCTTCTTCAAGGATCTGCGGCGCATCCGCCAGCCAGGTATGCAGGCCGGCCAGGGCAACACCGGCAACAACCATCGCGGCGGCCAAGGCAGCGGTGAAAGCGGCTCCATTTCTGAGCCGCCACGCCGCAACGGCTAGCGCAAGGGCGACGCCGATTGTCGCCCACAGCTTCGGCTCATAAGCCAGCGCATAATAGACGCTAATCCCCGTTCCGAGCGCCACCGCCAACCAGCCAATCCCGTTTCCGCGCGATAGGCTTGCATCAACCGCCGCCAACACCCCTTCGAAGCATTTCTGCGCGAACGTTTGGCGAGGCCAAGGGCTGGCATAGTCTTCATCAAAGACGAGATCTGCGACCGGCCTTTCGCTTGAAGGCGGTCTGACAGATGCATCCGAAGAAGCGTCGGACATCTGACGTGCGCGGGTCTGGTTTGCTGCCATGCTCCTCGCCGATTACGTCGACCCACCTCAGCCATCGCCGACCGACAACACTTGATCGACAGCAGCCCCGTGTTACAGGCAGCGCATCAAGACGCGGACAAGCCGGTTGCCGCATTGCCAAGCCGGTCGACCACAGCGCTGCGTCAACTTACCTTTACTTTTGCACAGGCTCGGCACTTTCCCAATGGCTTCATCTGCACCTTCGTCCGTTGTGACGCGCTTTGCGCCCTCGCCTACCGGTTTTCTTCACATTGGAGGCGCCAGGACGGCCCTGTTCAACTGGCTTTACGCAAAGTCGACCGGTGGCGTGATGAGGCTGCGCATTGAGGATACCGATCGTGCGCGCAGCACACCGGAAGCCATCGAAGCCATCCGGGACAGCCTTGATTGGCTCGGCCTTCATCATGACGGAGAGGTCGTTTTTCAGTCTCAGCAGCAAGACAGGCATGCCAGCGTTGCGCAGGAACTGCTGGCCGCAGGAAAAGCCTACAAGTGCTTTGCGAGCGCGGAAGAGCTTACGGCGATGCGGGAATTGGCCCGCGCTGAGGGCCGGCCTCCACGTTACGACGGGCGGTGGCGCGATCGCGATCCCGGCGACGCTCCGGAGGGGACGCCTTTCGCCGTCAGGATCAAGGCTCCACAAGATGGCGAGACCGCAATCGATGATCAGGTTCAAGGCCTCGTTCGAACACCCAATAAGGATCTCGATGATTTTATCATCCTGCGCTCGGACGGAACCCCCACTTACATGCTGGCAGTGGTTGTCGATGACCACGATATGGGGGTCACCCACGTGATCCGCGGAGACGACCACCTCACCAATGCCGCCCGCCAATCGATCATCTACGATGCAATGGGGTGGGAGCGTCCGGTTTTCGCCCATATACCGCTCATTCACGGCCCGGACGGCGCGAAACTCTCCAAACGCCATGGGGCAGTCGGCGCAGAAGCGTATCGCGCCGATGGCTATTTGCCGCACACCCTCCGGAATTACCTCGCTCGGCTTGGCTGGGCCCATGGCGACGACGAAATTTTCTCCGATGAACAGGCCATCAGCTGGTTTGGCTTCGATGGAATGGGAAAGTCGGCGGCGCGCTTTGATGTGCAAAAGCTCACGGCACTCAACGCCCATTATATGCGGTCCCTGGAAGCTGAGAGCCTCAAGGTCGAACTGCATCGCAGTTTATCGCATTTACCTAACCGGGCGCGCATGCCCTGGCCCATGACAGAGCAAAATGCAGAGCGATTGGACCTAGCGTTCGATGGTTTGCGCGAACGCGCACGTACGTTGATCGAACTTGTCGACAGCGCTGCTTTCCTGTTTGCCACCAGACCGTTGCCGATGGACGAAAAGGCCGCAGGGCTCCTGACAGAAGGAGCGCGCACTGGACTGAAAGGCTTGCATGCAACTTTGAGTGCGCTCGAAACCTGGGATCGGGAAACCCTCGAAACTGCTTTGAAGGCGTATGCCGAGAAGGCAGGCGTTAAGCTCGGTGCAATTGCACAACCACTTCGCGCTGCGCTCACAGGCAGCAAGACAAGTCCCGGCATCTACGATGTTCTCGTGGCGCTGGACCGCGGGGAAAGTCTGGCGAGGATCGCCGATCAGTTGATCTAGCCGAATAACTGACAAACCTCTGAATTTATACGAGTTTTCACCGATAGTACTGGTGCGTATCGCATCTCGTCTCAACCCTTTGGCGGCTTGTGGCGCCAGCGCCCATGCGCTACCTCCTGTCGGGAATGGACCGTTATTGTGCGGCGCAAAAGGCACGGCAGAAATCGTTGTCGATGAGCCGGACAAAGGGCGCCATAGGGGGCGCCGGTCGGTCCTCAACATCAGCAAGGGGGACCCACCATGTCCGATAAGGCGGCTAGCCTAAGCGTGGAAGGCAAGAACATCGATTTTCCGGTACGCGCGGGGACGATCGGCCCCGACGTGATCGACATCTCGAAGCTCTACGCCAATACCGGCGCGTTTACCTATGATCCGGGCTTCACATCGACTGGTTCGTGCGAATCTCAGATCACCTACATCGATGGAGATAAGGGTGTTCTGCTGCATCGCGGCTATCCCATCGATCAGTTGGCCGAACATGGCGACTTCCTCGAAACCTGTTATCTGCTGCTCTACGGCGAGTTGCCGACGCCGGCGCAGAAGGCAGACTTCGACAGCCGTGTGACCCATCACACGATGATCCATGAACAGATGTCGCGGTTTTTTACCGGCTTCCGGCGCGACGCCCACCCGATGGCCATCATGTGCGGCGTCGTGGGCGCGTTATCGGCGTTTTATCACGATTCAACCGACATCTCAGACCCGCACCAGCGGATGGTTGCCTCCTTGCGGATGATTGCAAAGATGCCAACCATCGCAGCAATGGCCCTGAAATATTCGATTGGTCAGCCGTTCATCTATCCGCGCAACGACCTCGATTACGCGGCAAACTTCCTGCACATGTGCTTTGCGGTGCCGTGCGAGGAGTACAAGGTCAATCCTGTGCTCGCCCGTGCGATGGAACGTATTTTCATCCTGCACGCCGACCATGAGCAAAACGCGTCGACCTCGACAGTCAGGCTGGCCGGCTCGTCGGGTGCGAACCCCTTTGCCTGTATCGCAGCGGGTATTGCCTGCCTTTGGGGACCGGCGCACGGCGGAGCCAACGAAGCGGCGCTCAATATGCTGGCGGAGATCGGCTCGGTAGAGAACATCTCAACATATGTTGCCCGCGCAAAGGACAAGGACGATCCGTTCCGGCTCATGGGCTTTGGCCATCGGGTCTACAAGAACTATGACCCGCGCGCCAAGATCATGCAGAAAACCTGCCACGAGGTGCTTGGCGAGCTTGGCATTACCGATGACCCCTTGCTGGAAGTGGCAATGGAGCTCGAGCAGATCGCGCTGACCGACGAATATTTCATCGACAAGAAGCTGTACCCGAACATCGACTTCTATTCGGGTATCACGCTCAAGGCACTGGGGTTCAACACCAACATGTTCACCGTGCTGTTCGCGCTCGCACGCACAGTCGGCTGGATCGCTCAATGGAAAGAAATGGTCGAGGATCCACAGCAGCGCATCGGTCGGCCACGCCAACTTTACACCGGGCAGGTCCAACGCGACTACATTCCGATGTCGCGGCGCAAATAGCGACGACCCATCACTTGCAACGCCAGCGGGCCGGCCCTTCGGGACCGGCCCTTTTAATGGCTACGACAGCCCAAGCTGATTTGCGACAACATCCGCTGCGCGGTCGGCAGGACCAAAGTCGGCATCGCCCTTCGCCTGCATGATCGTCGACAATTCCTCGAACGCGGCCAACTGGGCGAGCCGTTCCGGCGTTTCCACAATCAGCGATGCAAGTCCCCGAGCCAAGATTTCGGGCCTCGCGAACTCCTCGACATACTCACGGATGACTGGCCGTCCGATGATCAAGTTGGGCAAGACAATGGTCCAGACCTTGATCAGGAACCGGAAGCGGCTTGCGAGCCAGTCGAGCCGATAGACCACGATCATCGGAACTTTCTTGAGGGCAAGTTCAAGCGTAACAGTACCCGACGCGGCAAGCGCTGCGTGCCCGCGAGCGAACGCATCTTTCTTGCCTTGGTGGTCGGCAACAACGGTGGTCGGGACCTGCCAGGAGGCTGCGAGGCTTTGAACAAGATGAGCGTGCTTTTCGATGGTTGGCAGAACAATTGGCGGCATTTGGCTGCCCATTTGCTCAACCAAGCCAGACGCCCGCTCAACGGTTTGCCCGAATATCTGCATGTGGCGCGTGATCTCGCCCTTGCGGCTACCGGGAAGGACGAGCAGCACCGGGCTTGCCTGACGCTGCTCCATGTCTTCGGCCGATGCCAATGCCCCCTGTTGGCTCACAAGAGGATGTCCCACATACGTCGCTGGCGGACCGCCCAGTTCGGCATGCGTTTCAACTTCAAACGGCAGCAGAACCAGCAGATGATCGATATAGGCGCGCATCTTGATCGCGCGCGAAGGTCGCCATGCCCAGACCGAAGGGGACACCCAGCCGACAATCGGAATTGACGCGTCGCGCGCCCGCACGCGCTTGGCGACGCGATGGCAGAAGTCCGGGCTATCGATGACCACTACGAGGTCGGGCTTGGCGCTCACAATAGCCTCGACGGTGGTTCGCAGCCGCCGAAGGATCGTCGGCAGGCGGGCAATCACAGGGCCAAGCCCCATAACGGCGATGTCTTCAATGTCGAAGACCGTTTGGACGCCGCGAGCCTGAAGCAAATCGCCCGCGAGCCCCTCAAACGCGATCTCACCACCAAAGCGCGCCCGTAAGCTGTCAACCAGCGAGGCCCCAAGCTGATCACCGGAAGCTTCCCCTATGACAAAGAAGATGCGTTTCGGTTCACCGGTGTTGACCAACGGCTGGCTCATTGCAGCTTGTCGGTACGGCCGGGAGGCACAAAGTCTGCGCGCTGAAGACCGATGAGGCTAACGCCGTGTTCGACACACGCTTCCATCGTCTCGCCCTTAAGGGAAACCAGGACTTTGCCGGCTTCGACGACAATCGCATGTAAGCCAGCCCGCGTAGCGCCAACAACCGTTTTGGGCCCGATCGCAGGCATATCAAGCCGCAAGTCCTGATCGGGTCGCGGACACTTTGCAATGGCTCCGACTTTTCCTTGTATGCTGAAGCGCTTCGCTGAACGCATGTGCGCGGTCCGCTCTAGAAGACCGTCGGTACCTTCTGCGCCCTCCATGGCGATCAACCGACCACCAGCAGCTATTGCGCCCTGCCCCAGATCGATGGCACCTGCCGTCCACGCCGCATGCGCAGCTTTTTCGGCGTCCTCCATCAATGCGGAACTTGGCTTGGGGCCAGCCAAATGTCCGACGCCAGCCACAAGATCGGGTGCGATCTCATGGACGCCAGCGAGAACGACCCCGCGGTCGGAAAACAGCTTCGCCAGTCGGTCGAGAAGCACGGTGTCGCCGCCACCAAATAGGATAGCGGTCAATTTTGGAAGCAGCTGAACAGCGCCCCAATCCAGTTTGACATCACCAAATTCTGGGCGTTTCGTGATACTGCCGACGATGACCAACCGGCTTGCGCCATATGTATCCAGCAACTTGAAGAGTGTGCCGAACTGGCCCCAAGCGACGCGCTCCTTGGTGAAGCTGTCATCGAGCGGATCAAGGTCAGCTTCATCCGCAAGGGCAATCATGAGAACCCGATGGCCAGCAGCTCTGGCAGCATGGGCGGCTTCAACAGGCAATGATCCGCCGCCAGCAAGGATCGCGATCCCCGTGCTTTCGCTGTGATTGGCTCCGGTCTGCTCCACGGTCATGAGGCTGTATTATCAGGCCCATCATGGGACGGCGACATCAGGCCGGCCCGTCAACGCTATCGGGCAAACACAAAGCTCTGTCACTTCGTGACTGAATAAAGTCCAGCACTCTGGTCACACTTGGACTGTCCGGGAACATCTTCGACACATCGTCGAGGCGCTCTGCCAGTGTTCCCTCGTTGGAGAACAAGAGCCTGTACGCTTTTCGTATCGTATGGATCTCGTCACGGTCAAAGCCGCGCCGACGCAGGCCAATAACATTGAGACCGCTGAGCGATCCGCGATTGCCGATCACCATCCCAAATGGAATGACGTCGTTTTCCACGCCCGTCATGCCGCCGATGAAGGCGTGCTCACCAATCCGGACATACTGGTGCAGGCCGGATCCTCCACTGACGATCACATGATCCTCAATCTTGCAGTGCCCCGCAATCATGGCGTTGTTACCCAAGATCACATGGTCACCCACGGTGCAGTCATGCGCAACGTGGGACGAGGCCATCAACAGACAGTGACTGCCGACTTGTGTGTGCATACCACCATGTTCGGTACCTGGTTGAACGGTCACATATTCGCGGATCATCGCATGGGTACCGATCTCGAGCGTGGATGGCTCACCATGGTACTTCAGATCCTGGGGGCGATGGCCGATCGAAGCGAAAGGGAACAGATGGCCGCCCGCGCCGATATTCGTTCGCCCGGCCACCACAACATGGCTCTCAAGCTTGACGTGATCACCAAGTTCAACGTCCGGCCCAACGACACAGAAGGGTCCAATTGAGACCCCTTCGCCAAGACTGGCACCGTCTTCAACGATGGCGGTCGGATGGATGACCGTGCTCATTCGGCGGCGTCCTGATCGACGATCATCGCGCTGATGACGGTCTGCGCGACCTTTGTTCCGTCGACCAATGCCTCCGCCGAGTACTTGGAGATGGCGCCCCTGCGTCGCAACTTGGTTACATGGTATTCTAGCCGATCTCCTGGCACGACTGGCTTGCGGAATTTGGTTTCATCAATTGTCATGAAGTACACCAGCGGGGTCTTTTCCCTCGGTGGCAGCGCCGCGATGCATAGTGCACCGGCGGTTTGCGCAATCCCCTCGACAATCAAGACACCGGGCATGATCGGATTACCGGGAAAGTGCCCCATAAAGTGTGGCTCGTTCACCGTGACGTTTTTGATTCCGATACCGAATTCATCACTGCGGATATCGACAATCCGATCCACCAGCAGGAACGGGTAACGATGTGGCATGCTGGCCAAAATCTGTTGAATATCAAGGGTTTCAAGCTTCGTGATTGGGTCGGTCATTGCAGGCGATGGCCTTCAAATTTATCTGCGGATATCTACATTTTGCTCGGCACGATCGGTTTCACCGGTTTCGTGCCGGCCATCAAAGATCGTGAACGGGTTGAGGGGTGCCTTTTCTATCGCACGTGGCGCGCTCATGTCTAACGTTCTGCGAGACGCTTGATGGCGGCCAACTCGCGGAAAAAGGTGCGCGCAGGCTTGGCTGGCGTTCCAGCCCATCTGGCACCAGGCGGTACGTCGTCTTTGATATTTGACGACCCGGCGATCTGCGCGCCCATTCCAATGCGCAAATGACCGGCAACGCCAACCTGACCGCCAAGCACAACAAAGTCCTCAAGCGTCGTCGACCCCGCTATCCCAACCTGTCCAACAATGACGCAATGCCGTCCGACCTGCACGTTGTGACCGATCTGCACAAGATTATCGATCTTGGTCCCCTCGCCAATCATGGTGTCGCGATTGGTACCCCGGTCGATACACGTGCCCGCACCTATTTCAACATCGTCTTGGACAATGACACGTCCCAATTGCGGGACCTTCAGATGCCCTTGGGGACCCATTGCGAAGCCGAAACCATCTTGACCGAGACAGACGCCCGAATGGACGATGCAACGATCCCCCATAAGCGTGTGCTGAACGCTGGCACGCGGGCCGATGTAGCTGCCCCGGCCAATTTGGCAGTGATGGCCGATGACAGCACCCGCACAGATGATCGCCCCAGCGCCGACTGCTGCACCGCTCCCGATGACAGCGCCGGCCTCAACGGTTGCACCATCCTCGATATCGGCGTCAGGATGAATGGAGGCGTCCGGCGAAATCCCAGCCTCAAGGATAGCGCCACGTAGCGCGGTTCCCGCAGGGAAAAGCAAGGCAGCCGCCTTCGCGAAATCCCGATACGGCTCAGTCGAGATTAAACCGATCGTTTCCTCAGGGAGCGCATCGAGGTAACGCGCGCCCAATATGACGCAACCAGCTTGGCTCGCTTCCAAGTGAGGCACATACTTCTTGTTATCGAGGAATGTGAGTTGACCTTGGCCAGCATCTTCGAGCGGCGCAACACCCGTGAAGGTGGTCGCCTCACAGGTCGAGGCGTTCACCATATCGAGGCCAAGCACCTGCGCCAATTGTGACGCTGTAAAGCTCTGGATTGGAGGGAAAAACGCCGGACTGTCGGACATTGCTGACGAAACCACATACCTTTTGGGGCTCGAGCAGTGATGCCCCGGAAACTCAAATTGAGTCTATAGGCCCGATGCGTAAGCGCGTCACCCGCCTGCGACAGTCTGTACACATCAAGTCATATGACGCATCGTAGCGGTCACCGGAGCCATGTGGCTCCCGTCATACAAGCATGCACTGTCACCAACAGAAACGGGCGCCAAAATGGCGCCCGTTTTGTCATTTCATACGCTTAGATGAGGACAAAAATGCTCCTTAGAAGCGCGTACCGCCACTGAAGCGGAACGCTTGCTCCTCATCGCCCGTGCCATCGCTCAAGATGAACGCGTAGTCAGCACGGAGCGGTCCGAAAGGCGATTGCCAAATGACACTCGCACCCACAGATGAACGGATAGCTTCATCATCAACGACAACAACGAGACCATTCTGCTCCAGAATATCAACGCTGCCGACCGTCCCGAACAACGTGCCGGCGTCCGCGAACACCGCACCCCGCAAACCAAAAGGTTCAGGAATGAGCGGAAAGGGGAAATTCAGCTCGGCCGAAATGCCCGCATAAGTCGTTCCGCCAAGCTGATCCCCGGTCAACTGATCGCGCGGACCAATATTCTCAAACCCGCGTACAAGATTCGGACCCTGATAGAACGCATCCGTCAGGAGGAGGTTGTCGTCGTCCCACGACCATACGTTACCGGCTTGAACACGAACGCTACCCACCAAGTCAAAATCACTCGAAAGCGTGCGGTACGCCCGTGCATCAAGAGTGGTCCGGACGTATTCGGCATCACCGCCCACACCAGCAACCGCCTGCCGCAACACAGCAAAGTATCCGTCACGCGGCACGGTGCGGTTATCAACCGTGTCGTAGGTCAAAGTCCATGCGAGGCTCGAGGTAATCCTGTCATTGTTGTAGGACCTTGCCCGGTCAGCAACCGTTGGTCGACCGAACGGCGCACCCACCAACTGTTCAACCGCAGCAGAAACATTCGCGTTCGTTGCCTCAAGGTCAAACTCTGAGGAATCGAGCGTGTATGCGACACCGAACGTCAGGTTATTGGTAACCGGAGCCACGAGACGCAATGCCCCGCCCGTAGCGACGGTTGTATAAACCGTATCAAGCGCCTCCCCGGACTCTCTGCGATACAGATCAAAACCTGCCGCTAAACGCCGACCGAGGAAGAACGGTTCGGTAAAGGCAAACTCGTAGCTGCGATTATCATCAAGACCACCCCCGATTGCGGCGCGAACAAACTGACCGCGCCCGAGGAAGTTACGCTCCGTGATAGAAATCTCAGCGGTGAAACCTGAAGACGTTGAGTAGCCCGCACCGAAGGAGAAATCCCCAGTCGACCGCTCCACGACCTGGACGTTTAGCACGACCCGATCAGGCGCAGATCCCTGCGCGGTCGTTATGCGGACGCGCTCAAAAAACTGCAGATTGTTGAGCCTGCGCTCCCCTCGGTCAACGAGAACGCGATTGAAGGGATCGCCTTCAGCAAAATCGAATTCACGCCGAATGACATAATCCCGGGTGCGCGTGTTGCCGGTGATGTTAATGCGCTCAACGTAGGTCCGTACGCCCTCGTCAATGAAGTAGGTGACATCGAGCGTACCGTCGGCAACGTTGCGTTCACCGCGCGGCCGAACGGTAGCAAACGCGTAGCCAAATCGAGACACTTCCAAAGTCAGGGCCTCGACCGAGCGCTCCACGGCGCTAGCGTCATAAACCTGTCCGGGCCGCGTCTCTATTACGCGATAAAGGCTCTCAATATCCAACTCGCGAAGCGACGAGTCGATTTCGATGGCGCCGAAATCGTACCGTGGTCCTTCATCTACCGTGAAGGTGATGAAAAAGACATTTTGCTCACGATCCAGCTCGGCAACAGCAGAAACAACGCGAAAATCAGCGTAGCCTTCATCGAGATAGAACCTGCGCAATAGCTCACGATCAGCATCCAACCGGTCAGGATCATAAAAATCCGATGCCGACAGGAACGACAGCAAGGTCCGCTGTTCAGTGGAAATCGTGCTGCGCAGCTTACCGTCGCTGAACGCCTGATTACCAATGAAGGTGATGCGCGACACTGTTGTGCGCTCATCTTCTTCAATCTCGAAAACCAGATCGACGCGGTTGTCCCCAACATCGATCAATTTGGGCTCAACGCGCGCAGCAAAGCGCCCGTTGCGGCGGTAAGATTCGAGAATACGTTGCGTGTCCGATTGGATAGCAGACTCTGAAATGACCCTCCGAGGCTCTAGCTGCACAACAGTGCGCAGCGCACT
It encodes the following:
- the fabZ gene encoding 3-hydroxyacyl-ACP dehydratase FabZ, which translates into the protein MTDPITKLETLDIQQILASMPHRYPFLLVDRIVDIRSDEFGIGIKNVTVNEPHFMGHFPGNPIMPGVLIVEGIAQTAGALCIAALPPREKTPLVYFMTIDETKFRKPVVPGDRLEYHVTKLRRRGAISKYSAEALVDGTKVAQTVISAMIVDQDAAE
- the lpxA gene encoding acyl-ACP--UDP-N-acetylglucosamine O-acyltransferase, with protein sequence MSTVIHPTAIVEDGASLGEGVSIGPFCVVGPDVELGDHVKLESHVVVAGRTNIGAGGHLFPFASIGHRPQDLKYHGEPSTLEIGTHAMIREYVTVQPGTEHGGMHTQVGSHCLLMASSHVAHDCTVGDHVILGNNAMIAGHCKIEDHVIVSGGSGLHQYVRIGEHAFIGGMTGVENDVIPFGMVIGNRGSLSGLNVIGLRRRGFDRDEIHTIRKAYRLLFSNEGTLAERLDDVSKMFPDSPSVTRVLDFIQSRSDRALCLPDSVDGPA
- the gltX gene encoding glutamate--tRNA ligase, with translation MASSAPSSVVTRFAPSPTGFLHIGGARTALFNWLYAKSTGGVMRLRIEDTDRARSTPEAIEAIRDSLDWLGLHHDGEVVFQSQQQDRHASVAQELLAAGKAYKCFASAEELTAMRELARAEGRPPRYDGRWRDRDPGDAPEGTPFAVRIKAPQDGETAIDDQVQGLVRTPNKDLDDFIILRSDGTPTYMLAVVVDDHDMGVTHVIRGDDHLTNAARQSIIYDAMGWERPVFAHIPLIHGPDGAKLSKRHGAVGAEAYRADGYLPHTLRNYLARLGWAHGDDEIFSDEQAISWFGFDGMGKSAARFDVQKLTALNAHYMRSLEAESLKVELHRSLSHLPNRARMPWPMTEQNAERLDLAFDGLRERARTLIELVDSAAFLFATRPLPMDEKAAGLLTEGARTGLKGLHATLSALETWDRETLETALKAYAEKAGVKLGAIAQPLRAALTGSKTSPGIYDVLVALDRGESLARIADQLI
- the bamA gene encoding outer membrane protein assembly factor BamA; amino-acid sequence: MVLNRFGLSVCLALAFVALPLGLKTQPHGVSIEVAAAEAATVSRINVVGNQRIDEATILSYITVTPGRSFTAGDLNDSHRSLSATGLFSSIRLERSGNVLVVTVVENAIVRQVVFEGNRRIDDSALRTVVQLEPRRVISESAIQSDTQRILESYRRNGRFAARVEPKLIDVGDNRVDLVFEIEEDERTTVSRITFIGNQAFSDGKLRSTISTEQRTLLSFLSASDFYDPDRLDADRELLRRFYLDEGYADFRVVSAVAELDREQNVFFITFTVDEGPRYDFGAIEIDSSLRELDIESLYRVIETRPGQVYDASAVERSVEALTLEVSRFGYAFATVRPRGERNVADGTLDVTYFIDEGVRTYVERINITGNTRTRDYVIRREFDFAEGDPFNRVLVDRGERRLNNLQFFERVRITTAQGSAPDRVVLNVQVVERSTGDFSFGAGYSTSSGFTAEISITERNFLGRGQFVRAAIGGGLDDNRSYEFAFTEPFFLGRRLAAGFDLYRRESGEALDTVYTTVATGGALRLVAPVTNNLTFGVAYTLDSSEFDLEATNANVSAAVEQLVGAPFGRPTVADRARSYNNDRITSSLAWTLTYDTVDNRTVPRDGYFAVLRQAVAGVGGDAEYVRTTLDARAYRTLSSDFDLVGSVRVQAGNVWSWDDDNLLLTDAFYQGPNLVRGFENIGPRDQLTGDQLGGTTYAGISAELNFPFPLIPEPFGLRGAVFADAGTLFGTVGSVDILEQNGLVVVVDDEAIRSSVGASVIWQSPFGPLRADYAFILSDGTGDEEQAFRFSGGTRF
- the lpxD gene encoding UDP-3-O-(3-hydroxymyristoyl)glucosamine N-acyltransferase; its protein translation is MSDSPAFFPPIQSFTASQLAQVLGLDMVNASTCEATTFTGVAPLEDAGQGQLTFLDNKKYVPHLEASQAGCVILGARYLDALPEETIGLISTEPYRDFAKAAALLFPAGTALRGAILEAGISPDASIHPDADIEDGATVEAGAVIGSGAAVGAGAIICAGAVIGHHCQIGRGSYIGPRASVQHTLMGDRCIVHSGVCLGQDGFGFAMGPQGHLKVPQLGRVIVQDDVEIGAGTCIDRGTNRDTMIGEGTKIDNLVQIGHNVQVGRHCVIVGQVGIAGSTTLEDFVVLGGQVGVAGHLRIGMGAQIAGSSNIKDDVPPGARWAGTPAKPARTFFRELAAIKRLAER
- a CDS encoding lipid-A-disaccharide synthase — protein: MSQPLVNTGEPKRIFFVIGEASGDQLGASLVDSLRARFGGEIAFEGLAGDLLQARGVQTVFDIEDIAVMGLGPVIARLPTILRRLRTTVEAIVSAKPDLVVVIDSPDFCHRVAKRVRARDASIPIVGWVSPSVWAWRPSRAIKMRAYIDHLLVLLPFEVETHAELGGPPATYVGHPLVSQQGALASAEDMEQRQASPVLLVLPGSRKGEITRHMQIFGQTVERASGLVEQMGSQMPPIVLPTIEKHAHLVQSLAASWQVPTTVVADHQGKKDAFARGHAALAASGTVTLELALKKVPMIVVYRLDWLASRFRFLIKVWTIVLPNLIIGRPVIREYVEEFARPEILARGLASLIVETPERLAQLAAFEELSTIMQAKGDADFGPADRAADVVANQLGLS
- the gltA gene encoding citrate synthase; amino-acid sequence: MSDKAASLSVEGKNIDFPVRAGTIGPDVIDISKLYANTGAFTYDPGFTSTGSCESQITYIDGDKGVLLHRGYPIDQLAEHGDFLETCYLLLYGELPTPAQKADFDSRVTHHTMIHEQMSRFFTGFRRDAHPMAIMCGVVGALSAFYHDSTDISDPHQRMVASLRMIAKMPTIAAMALKYSIGQPFIYPRNDLDYAANFLHMCFAVPCEEYKVNPVLARAMERIFILHADHEQNASTSTVRLAGSSGANPFACIAAGIACLWGPAHGGANEAALNMLAEIGSVENISTYVARAKDKDDPFRLMGFGHRVYKNYDPRAKIMQKTCHEVLGELGITDDPLLEVAMELEQIALTDEYFIDKKLYPNIDFYSGITLKALGFNTNMFTVLFALARTVGWIAQWKEMVEDPQQRIGRPRQLYTGQVQRDYIPMSRRK
- the lpxI gene encoding UDP-2,3-diacylglucosamine diphosphatase LpxI (LpxI, functionally equivalent to LpxH, replaces it in LPS biosynthesis in a minority of bacteria.), which translates into the protein MTVEQTGANHSESTGIAILAGGGSLPVEAAHAARAAGHRVLMIALADEADLDPLDDSFTKERVAWGQFGTLFKLLDTYGASRLVIVGSITKRPEFGDVKLDWGAVQLLPKLTAILFGGGDTVLLDRLAKLFSDRGVVLAGVHEIAPDLVAGVGHLAGPKPSSALMEDAEKAAHAAWTAGAIDLGQGAIAAGGRLIAMEGAEGTDGLLERTAHMRSAKRFSIQGKVGAIAKCPRPDQDLRLDMPAIGPKTVVGATRAGLHAIVVEAGKVLVSLKGETMEACVEHGVSLIGLQRADFVPPGRTDKLQ